A window of Castanea sativa cultivar Marrone di Chiusa Pesio chromosome 8, ASM4071231v1 genomic DNA:
TGGGGTTCTTAGCTTTGTTTATTTCTGCAGAGGCAGAAACTCAAAGTACTGGCTTGGAGCAAGCTCGTTGTCCCTAGTTTTGTTAGGCACTAGTTTGATGTCCTCTTCTGTGAAACCAATATTATTGCCATCACAATCACAATGATCATCACCATATAATGGAAAGAGTTTAAGGGTTTTAAACTCTCTTCTTTGATCCTCAGGGTCGGGGAAACCTTCCCTTAATGATAAAACATGAGCCATCTCCTTATCTTGACTCGTAGCTTGCCTTTCTACTGTTCTCCTCTTTTGTGATACTCTCCCCTCAAATTGAATCCGCCCAAGTGATATTTTCTCTGCTTTTGCTGCTCTATGCACCAAAGCAGATTCCTGAAAATCACGAATAATAGATGTTAGAATGATAGTTAATGGTTTAatgaataaatttcattgtttcaaaaaccatatagtttaaaatatttctaaaaggTCCTCCCGGATAGAAAATACTGACAAAACAGAATTCATGAATCCAAGTCAATTTGATGATGTGAAGTCTATTATGCGGCACGAAAATTttgaacaatttcaaaattatatagaCTAGAgtgaaatattttaaagtataataacaattttgaaataaagataaaaattaaggatcaaatatacaatttaacctaatttaaaCTTGCGGAGCATGTGATAGTTTATTATGGTAATAGAATagattatttatgttttgaacATTGTCTTcaatttgaaaaagataaaaattttaccgCAAGTCCACTCTACGTTTGCACGTGATGGaagaattataataatattttaatcacgatttttttttactcctttcaaattgtttaatttttttggacaaatGATAGTTTATCAACGAcagttaagtgattaaattcacactTAGTCCAAAAAAGTTCTCAAATCTTACACGCAGCCCCAACAAAAAGTAAGGAATACAAGTTCTACTTCCCAACATCCAAAAGGCCTTGTTGCTTTCTCTTATTCTTTTCGCTTCTAATTATAGATTTTTAGGGcatctaattttcttttgggtaTAACTTTCAGCTAAAGTCAAGAATATTATACAAAAGATGTGTTCAGATACTGCTTATTTACTaaaaatcaaaaatttattgctaaaaatgttgtaataaaataatttttaaaaatgtgaatagtactgtgagacttaaatttacctaaaaatttgtgaaaaaataaatttgataatacGTGAACAGTACTATCGAGACCCACTAAAAAAAGTGAACGCGTAAATTGGACAAAACATCCCATCCAAAAGCACGCAAAGTACATAGATAAAGATGACTGGCGGACCTCTATAAGTCTTCTGCAGTTTAAAAGAGGTGCCCACTTCTTTGCCTGCTCAACTTTATAAACTTTCCTCTCCATCACTGTAGACAATCAGAAACAAAGCAAATTCAATTTTACACATCTCAAAGATTAAAACCacatataaaagaataaaaaaaaagggacaaaaaGTTAAGGATTAATGTGTTttcataaaatagtttttaaacaCTATTTTTGGAGGACAAAAGGAAAACTCACAAATAAGAtacttttattaatataaaactattttaggaaaattattcattttgattctcttttcttgaaaataagATGCATATGTTTTCAAGAATAATTATCTCAAAACAGTTCActttccgtttttttttttttttaaagaaaaagttttttgtttttaaagtggAAATCGAAAGCCCTTTAACctagcttctctctctctctctctcttgtatttATTTGGTCACTATTGTGATGTATGCCATGTTCTAGATCAATAAATGGTGcaataaaaatatcataattgAATCACAAGTTCtgcatctttttctttttctcaatttttggattttcatAAGTCCAACCTCATCACCTTCTAACTCATACTTTTACCACCATATTAAACTATGATAGTTGTTGTTTaccaataattatatatatatatatatgtatgtatgtatatataattgttgTGTGAGCATTAAGGGTATGGTATCtaagaaaatgatgaaaaaattggatatggttataaaaaaatgtacatatatataattgattggTACCTGGTTCTTTCTTAACTAGACTGTTACAATCATGTTGTTGCACTTGTAAGTGTGAAGCCAGTTCCCGCCTGCGTTTCTGCCTCTCTCTCGCTTTGTGATTTTGAAACCAGTAGAAAACATTCTTCCCTTCAACCTTACCAAACCTTCGAAGATATGCTGCAATCTGTTGGATCTGATCAGCTGTTGGAGTTCGTGTTCCATGTTGATACAACTCTTGAAGGACTAGTATCTGCTCCGGAGTTGGACTCCACCGTGAACTTGCCAACGGTTTTGTGTTAAAATTTGTCTCAATTTGTTGAGTTACATAAGCTGTAAGGATAACAAAGTCATATGCATGTGAGTGAAAGAAAATAACCAATGCTTGCTACAACTATATAAGTACATCAAATATAAGGAAAATTAGGAATAAAAAACGTGTAATAATAAAGTAAGACATGCCCCCATTGTTGTAGAATAGTAAATTACTACTtatctcaaaagttttaaaataatttttttgttacttcCATTACATAAATTAATAGTTCAAGCCACATTCAAAATTAGGGTATTTTCCATATTTATAGAAACTTATATTCTTCGACTATTAttctaaagagagagagagagacatggaTTCAACCCTTTTGTTCTATTCACACAAGCACAAAAATGGGAAAGAATTGAGAAAAATAATGTCGCATATACCTGGATGGTGATTCACTGAGAAAAGATTGGTGTAATGAGTAGAATCACAGTAAAGAGGGGTTAATATTGGACTGATTGACATAGGCTTTGGAACAAGGGGTCGAAGTTTAAGACCAGTGAATGAGTTAGACACATTAAACTCTTTACCATCACCACAACCCATTATCCACTTTGTGAATCACTGCAATGAAGCTATGCCCTCTCTCCTTCTCCCTAGAGAAATGTCATATACATTCCAAGGTTTGAGTAGAAGATATGAATCCTGgcaaccccaaaaaaagaagaagagaaaggagtATGTAAGAGAATGAAGAATGAGAATGAAAAAAGTTGGATTTCAAATTAGAGACAAGAAAGTGTAAAGTAGCAAGCAAGACAGTAGCTAGGTTGACCaagctttcatatatatatgtgtgtgagtgagagagagagagagagagagagagagataaaaggtTCAAAACTCGTACatacaagaaaaagagagagagagagagagggacaaGAGAGGTATGCAATAGGAGGACAAAGCTAAAGAATGGGTGCAGTGAAGCGTGGAATTCTGAGAGAGAGATATTGGGAGGCGAGGAGGTATAAAAAGGACGTGACCATAATGATAGTGTTGTATCATAAAAGCCCTATTCGAAACACACCACACTATTATTGTTTAATTACACTGTCTTGTGCCTTTCACTCTTCTCAATTTATACTGTTTGCTTCAATATTTTCTCTccttcaattctctctctctctcacacacacacacacacacacacacaatcaaaCACACACAGATTACCAATAGTATATTCTGTGGGCATCCGTGAAGGCATGAACTCTTCCTATGTCCATATATTGTATAACAAAATGTTGGATGATTGCCCCACAATTGTGTGATAGGGCCCCATGCATTATACTTTTTGTGGCTATTTTCTTTTCACATAGCTTACAAATgatagtcaatttttttaattttcttcttcaatatcatcatattattattattattattattatgagaggcgttacgtccacaatatttttacaatattttcacaacaaatcataggtggttagttgttattggttcaaatttgaacttaacactaagattacttttttgttccAACAATAATGACCAGTAACAgcctaccacttaaaatttgttgtaaaaatattgtgaaaatattgtggacatattatttctctattattattattgttgttgttgttgttgttgtttacgTAATAATGATAGAAATGTTATTACGTACAACATTTATATCTCTTTTCCTTTCCAACATCAAAGTTTGGACTCAACCCGACAAACCACAACATAACTAATTAATATGCTATAATAGAGGTATTCTGAGATGGCAATTGTCCAAAAACATATGGAGATGGACAATCATATAAGTGAGGGTGAATTTATTCTACAAAGGATGtgtatctttaaaaaaaaaaaaaataataaataaataataataataataaaggggTTCAAATCCAAGTTTCTCTTATGGAGAAAATCAAGTAATGTCATTGAATCATAAGATTTTTAACCAAGAATTTCGATTTTGATAACTATAGGagtaccaaaaaaatatatatggaaTTAGGGGGGGCATATAGCTAGATATACAAATAATCATGAGAGGACATCCCAATAATGTCTACGCGTAAGTGTTAAGTTGAGAACTAAAAGAGCTAGCTAGCTCCATCCTCACAATAATGTCAATACGTGTGTTTGTTAACCATGCAATAAGGTTGTCCAATGAAAAGGAAAGCTTGGTACCAAATCACACAATCATGTTGTCGATCGATCGTGTTGCCTCTCTAATTAGTTCCATACATGAGTTTTCTCATTACTCCATTTGTTCAATCATATTTATTATCTCTTCGTCTTAGCCAACACCAACCTGACTTGCTCCTCAACTCTTAACTatagtcataactcataactcataaaTATGGCAAAATGATTTTGCACGCTTCTGTCTTGGTGTCTATCGACCATATCTGGAAATCATTATTGTTGGATTTATTTCGGTTGGACGTTATAAGTACTGTTAAATTATTTGTACTTGCTAACTTAAATATGGTtgacatatatgtatatatatacttgtttTCTACGTACGTATGAGGTAAAATTACCATCTCACCAATAAGATGTTTGAATTAGTGCATGACAAATAGGCAAAGCTCTTGTGTGACGCAAACCATGATTACAAAATTATTGGAAAGGTTAGCTTAGCCTAGCCTCTAGGTATGAGCTGGTATCATAGAGATAAAATTGAATATGATAAGCCATTAATATATAACTAATTGTGCACGTCAGATAGCCCCTACTTACACTCAAAAAGTCCAAACTTGATTAACGAGGAATTTGATCCTATTCAATCCCCTGTAGACCTACCCAACAGGGTGGCTTTAACACTCAAAAAGTCCAAACTTGATTAAGGAGGAATTTGATCCTATTCAATCCCCTATAGACCTACCCAACAGGGTGGCTTTTGCCTTTCGATTTTGCAAAGTTGGCTTTTACATTTGGATTTAGGATCTTCTTTATAAATCTACTTTTACTATGATTCATATTAAATGTTACAAGTCTAAATGCATATTTAATATCACCTAATGTAACACCAAATACATTTTACTagatgtaagtgcacaatttgtaccctgACCCAACTGCGTGATGGGTTCAAGtccaaaaagccttatacaatcaaatttgtagagcgtggactcgaaacctaggttttatggatatttgACAACAGATGGTGGGCTAGATTGCCACTATCTACACAATCGATGGATAAAAATAACGGAAaatcctcctcggacgtaagccgaagaTGTCTTATATTGCTTTTCCTTCTTCCAAcaatagattaaaattaaagATGATGCGTACAgtactctcttttctttttctttctccctcgGTCCCCAGCTCTAGTTCCTTTCTCattcttttatatcattcttcttcttcccttcatcttccacgtgtaacacaaatcgCCAAGttggatacttgtctcatccgccaccctcttgaagtcttcaaataattgCTGTAAGGCTGGTCATTATTATTCAGaagtcatttccccattaatgcggctagagaggtaggtgcagagtctttaatgcggcgGTAGCAGCTTTCCTTAAGATATTTCCTATCCATTCTCCCCTTCTGCTCTCTTGTAGAACACATCATCATACACCAAACCTCCTAGAATCTCCTTCTAAACACCGTAACATATCATCCGATTTGTACCTGACCTAGCCGAGGAGATGCCCTTCCTCGGACAAGCCCCTCTAACCTTTTTGCAAATAACCCGCTTGTGGGCTTTAAGGCTTTGCTCGGACAGACTAGTACCCCGAACCCGGCCCAAGGCCCATGAACATATTTTAAACAATCTGACCCCACATTagatataagaaataaaatatgacTGGGACTCTATTTACATGTCCTTTATTCACATAGAAGTCGTGGGTCCAAACCATGGCCATTTTCAAAGAAATTAACATTAAATTTAGAAGTCAGAACATTTTGCGGGGTTTAACAAAGTGTGCAAGATGTAACAAGCATGCTTTCATTTAGCAATTACATGTATAATATATATCCTAGATGAACTTAGAATTATTGTCCAATTTTCAAGAGATAATAGAATTCCCAAAAAGATGAAACATCTCGTCTTTGACACTGCTCAACTGTGATCTAAAAGTACAATAGTTGCCACTgttctacaaaaaaaatattccattCACTTCAAAGAAGGAATTTTATCCAATCTCAAATCCAAACTTGACAAGGAGAAATTTGATCCTATTCAATCCTCAATAGAGTTGCCCAACAGGCGTGCAGAAACCTTGAACTTTATTTTCGATTCTGCAGAAGGTCTATTATCTTTGATGGTGAGGAAGAATTGCCCTTAATCCACATATAAGTCTTTAAAAAACATGCACAATGTAACAGACATACTTCCATCTAGGAGTTACAGTCTGTTGAGgctcattttttgaaaaagcccACCAgtaggaagaagcccaacaatatgagCAAGAATGGAGTTAGTGAATTGATAGGAAGGAACCATTAACGGTAGGAATAATAGATCATAggcccataaaataaataaatagatctTGAGAAAAGCATATGGGTCCAGAAGAGCCCAAAAGGAGGAAGTAGTAAACCCATGGGCATtatgtaatgaaaaaaaaacaagaataggCCACAGCAAGCCCGatgtaatgaagtaagaaagaaagggaTTGAGGGAAACCCCATCAGCTCCAAGGATGAAGGATGAAGGATAAAGTAATTGGGCTaaggaagcccaaaagagttAGCAAAGTGTCCATAGGAATATAGAATTagcaaatgggccaaggatgcccaaggagAAAGAAATGGGACAAAAGAGCCTACAAACAATGTAACAGATTGGGAAAACAGTGTAACATAAATGACCATACAAAGTCATTGAAAGAAGGCTGGGCAGCAGGCCCAAAAAGGCCCAGCAAAAACGGGTCTAATAATACCATGGCAAGAATAGCAGTATAGTGTGGCAAAAATGACATCAAGACTACGGGTGAAGCAAGAAATGGACTAAAAAGAGAAACCCAAATAAGGCCCAACCCTTGAAAAGAAGCAGGCCAATAAGGAATGAAAGACCAGAAGATGGTTCACACCATAAAAGGTCAAGGATGGGCGGCCGAACGCACAGATGAGTCCCAGACCACggcaaacgcatgagcagcAAACAGGTTTTAAATGTACACAAGAAGTGGAGCACGCCCAAGACCCAGGCCCTACCAGcctgtacctagccaatacaagagtggtgggtcatgggtcaaaggtaagagagggtatggtctagcggtggggagaagggaaagcctattctggggttcctcctcaagctcttttgggggaaatgtcctgCTGAGAtaacataccacccaaaagagggagGATGAGCTGGAACCattaggtgcatgccatgagggataggAAGAGAGAACACCCACACCGTGGCAGATGAGAAGGCCACAgtgagcaaacaaacaaaacaaccttctttgtctggtaatgggGAGTGTCATagccagcacaggtaagtggtggtggttggggCACTGACAGACCAGTGATAGTTGGTAAGGACACTCAGACTAGACAAAGATTGTTAATGGGTAAAATGGTAAAGAAACAGTTGTGGCAGGTAGTATATAAAGAGCATTTGCCGTGCATAgtaaaggggggggggggaaaatGGTAACAATCACCACAAGAGTGATTACCATTATGCCGCACAAAAAagcacaaaagaaaagagagaaaacaaaaagggagaaattgaaataataaaacagggaaaagaaacagagagataAGAGAAAAAGAGCAAGAGAGATTAGAATGGTAGGCATGCACCAATGAGttttctccttctctccctcttaaaGCCTACCCTCTGTTAAGAAATACTTTTGGGCACAAGCCATTCAGGTCTGCTCCCTCAAAGTGTGTAATTTCCGCGGCAAGATGCTCCTGCGAGGTTACCCACATTGAGGAAACGGTTCCCTCCTTGACCACAACTCTGTAACTAAACTAAATGTGGCAAACTAGTCATATTCTTCTTTGACTTTACTGATTATCGTTATATTCTCTCCTCCAgtctttattattattcttacaacttgttcttttattttattgttgcgAAATATTGTTTATTTAGTTTGCCTAATAATAATGTATCTCGCTTATCATTGTTTTGTTTCACCCATTCCACCACAACTTTCTTCTGTGGTCGTTTCgcctgccatgggcatgtgacaATAGTTTCGGCAAACGGGGACATAGTTTGTACGCAAGCCGGATCAAAATGAGTTGCAGTTGAGCCGGTCCTGACTCTCTTATCCAGAATACTTGAGCTCAATACAGCAGGAGACAGTCTAgtccaaaatcacaaaaaggcccaccacacaTAGATACAATATATATTCTAGATGAACTAATAATGATAGTCCGAATTTGCAAGAGATAATCAAGTAGAAGAAACATTTCTtctctttgacattggtcaatGGTGATCTAAAGTACAATAGTTGCCACTGTTTTACGagaaatattccattccagTATAGTTACATTGCAATTCTAGTAAAATGAAGTGTATTTGGAGAGCAAAGATCATAGAACTGATGCAGTTTAAATACATGAACTACACTAACTGATCAAGACAACAAATCCCTCCATTACCTCTCAACCTGCAGATTTACTCACAATTGAAGTTGGAAATCTTTCTCCCAAGAATATGATGCAGCTCTATGGATGAATTAGATACAAGGAATTCatataaaatatacaactaCTCAAGAAGCTTATTCAAGGTGCCAACACCAACTGCTGCAGCGAGATGCCAGGCAGCATGAATGTATGGAGTCCTAGGAAAAACATCATCAGCAATAAAAAGTACACCGCCCAACAGTGATGACATCTTATGCACATTGTGGGCCGTCCTCAAATCTGGATCTTTTGATGCTCTTTTTGCAAATACTACCTGGAATAAAACAAGGCAAAATTATTTTAGCTAAACAAAAGTAAACGCTCAGGGGGatggaaattttaaaataataataataataataataataaaatctgaTTTGGATATTAAATATATGAGATGATGTTGGTAAATTATGTCTAGTAGAGATTTTAGAATGGATGCTAAATACATAGCCACTACATTTCAGTCAGCTAGTTCTGATATGGGATACATAATTTTATGTGAACAAACTAAGAGGCATGTATGTAGTGGGTTTTCACTCTTCAAACTGACTTCATATTGTTTGAATAATGAATATTAGTCATGTTAAGTTGAAGTAATGACTAGGCTATCATACCATGTAGCATACAACAAGGATTCATTCTCTGGCCAGGTTTTGAGCTCAGTGTAACATTTCATACCGTTC
This region includes:
- the LOC142608187 gene encoding WUSCHEL-related homeobox 1, which gives rise to MGCGDGKEFNVSNSFTGLKLRPLVPKPMSISPILTPLYCDSTHYTNLFSVNHHPAYVTQQIETNFNTKPLASSRWSPTPEQILVLQELYQHGTRTPTADQIQQIAAYLRRFGKVEGKNVFYWFQNHKARERQKRRRELASHLQVQQHDCNSLVKKEPVMERKVYKVEQAKKWAPLLNCRRLIEESALVHRAAKAEKISLGRIQFEGRVSQKRRTVERQATSQDKEMAHVLSLREGFPDPEDQRREFKTLKLFPLYGDDHCDCDGNNIGFTEEDIKLVPNKTRDNELAPSQYFEFLPLQK